One genomic window of Campylobacter sp. MG1 includes the following:
- a CDS encoding leucyl aminopeptidase, which yields MKVVFNEKNTDFKVCLIQNKDLSRFDDKEFFEINDYKGVGAICNLAKRTLYVGLNDELTYASFIASLGSAIKSIKSLNIKSISLEFINLGCEFYSAYAHIYAVISSLYEFNKYHKEPKNSKIELISLETQQNDDIQQGVELGKVLANACEDVKNIVNEIPSTYNQLSFEKDALKLAKEFDLECNVYSDDYLQKEGMNAFLAVNRASSYPAKLIHLAYKPQNAIKKIVYVGKGLVYDTGGLSLKPADYMLTMKADKSGAAAVLGILKAASMLKLPYEIHGIIGAAQNCISEKSYMPDDILISREGVSIEVRNTDAEGRLVLADCLSFAQDLKPDLLIDLATLTGACVVGLSEYTSGIMGYNEDLQNEFYNNSKRSGEYTCVLHFNPHIKELIKSKIADVSNTGSSRYGGAISAGMFLGEFIRKEYKDKWLHLDIAGPAYVEKVWGENAYGASAAGVRMNIINLLRMARSAK from the coding sequence ATGAAAGTAGTATTTAATGAAAAAAATACTGATTTTAAAGTTTGTTTGATACAAAACAAAGATTTAAGTAGATTTGATGATAAAGAATTTTTTGAAATAAATGATTATAAAGGAGTTGGAGCGATTTGCAACCTAGCTAAAAGAACGCTTTATGTTGGCTTAAACGATGAATTAACTTATGCTAGTTTTATAGCTAGTTTAGGTAGTGCGATTAAGAGCATTAAGAGCTTAAATATAAAAAGCATTAGCCTTGAATTTATTAATCTTGGTTGTGAGTTTTATAGTGCTTATGCTCATATTTATGCTGTTATTTCATCTTTATATGAGTTTAACAAATATCATAAAGAGCCTAAGAATTCTAAAATAGAATTAATAAGCCTTGAAACACAACAAAACGATGATATTCAACAAGGCGTTGAGCTAGGTAAAGTATTAGCAAATGCTTGTGAAGATGTAAAAAATATAGTAAATGAAATTCCAAGCACTTATAATCAACTTAGTTTTGAAAAAGACGCTTTAAAATTAGCTAAAGAATTTGATTTAGAATGCAATGTTTATAGCGATGATTATTTACAAAAAGAAGGAATGAACGCATTTTTAGCAGTAAATCGTGCAAGTAGTTATCCTGCAAAATTAATCCACTTAGCTTATAAACCACAAAACGCTATTAAAAAAATAGTTTATGTAGGAAAAGGGCTTGTATATGATACAGGTGGGCTAAGTCTTAAACCGGCTGATTATATGCTAACTATGAAAGCTGATAAGAGTGGTGCGGCTGCTGTTTTAGGTATTTTAAAAGCAGCTAGTATGTTAAAACTACCTTATGAAATACACGGAATTATAGGTGCAGCACAAAACTGCATAAGCGAAAAATCATATATGCCTGATGATATATTGATTTCAAGAGAAGGTGTAAGTATAGAAGTAAGAAATACTGATGCTGAAGGAAGATTGGTTTTAGCAGATTGCTTGAGTTTTGCTCAAGATTTAAAGCCTGATTTATTAATAGATTTAGCTACTTTAACGGGTGCTTGTGTGGTTGGGCTTAGCGAATATACAAGTGGTATTATGGGATATAATGAAGACTTACAAAACGAGTTTTATAACAATTCAAAAAGAAGTGGCGAATATACTTGCGTTTTACACTTTAACCCACACATTAAAGAGCTTATCAAAAGTAAAATAGCTGATGTTAGTAATACAGGTAGCTCAAGATATGGTGGGGCAATTAGTGCAGGAATGTTCTTAGGCGAGTTTATTAGAAAAGAATATAAAGACAAATGGTTGCATTTAGACATTGCTGGACCTGCTTATGTAGAAAAAGTGTGGGGCGAGAATGCTTATGGAGCAAGTGCAGCTGGAGTTAGAATGAATATTATAAACTTACTTAGAATGGCAAGGAGCGCAAAATGA